A single Streptomyces sannanensis DNA region contains:
- a CDS encoding MFS transporter: protein MNPGADRQPGYLAAASVFAIGMAGTTLPTPLYGLYQEQIGFSELMVTVVFAVYAVAVITVLLVAGNYSDEVGRRPVLLCAMALSAASAGCFLLHSGLPLLFTGRLLSGGAAGLLSGAATAAVIELAGPGKKARAGFAATAANMGGLGCGPLLSGLLAQYTPWPLQLPFLVHLGLVTVASGITWVLPETVAEPKRWPPLKPQGLTVPPEVKGVFTPASLAAFAGFALLGLFTAVAPSFAAQTLGVHNLAVSGAVAFSVFLASTVGQSLTQRIGARLALPVGCGILVIGLLLVASSLIAESMPLLVLGALCGGTGQGLAFRAALTLVSSAAPAQHRGGTISAFFVVAYAGISLPVVGVGAMATWLGLRQAGLIFTGCVMLLAAAAGTYSALRPPAGV from the coding sequence GTGAACCCGGGCGCTGATCGGCAGCCTGGTTATCTCGCCGCGGCATCGGTGTTCGCCATCGGAATGGCCGGGACCACGCTGCCCACCCCGCTGTACGGGCTCTACCAGGAACAGATCGGGTTCTCCGAGCTGATGGTGACCGTCGTCTTCGCCGTGTATGCCGTCGCGGTCATCACGGTGCTGCTGGTAGCGGGAAACTACTCCGACGAGGTCGGCCGCAGGCCTGTGCTCCTGTGTGCCATGGCCTTGTCGGCCGCGAGTGCGGGCTGCTTCCTTCTGCACAGCGGCCTGCCTCTGCTCTTCACGGGGCGGCTGCTGTCCGGCGGCGCGGCCGGCCTCCTCAGCGGTGCGGCGACCGCGGCCGTCATCGAGCTGGCAGGCCCTGGAAAGAAGGCGCGGGCCGGGTTCGCCGCCACCGCGGCCAACATGGGCGGTCTGGGCTGCGGGCCACTGCTCTCCGGCCTCCTCGCGCAGTACACGCCCTGGCCGCTCCAGCTGCCGTTCCTGGTCCACCTGGGGCTGGTGACCGTGGCCTCCGGGATCACCTGGGTCCTGCCGGAGACCGTGGCGGAGCCGAAGCGATGGCCACCCCTGAAGCCGCAGGGACTCACGGTGCCTCCGGAGGTGAAGGGCGTGTTCACGCCCGCCTCGCTGGCGGCGTTCGCCGGCTTCGCGCTCCTCGGGCTGTTCACGGCGGTCGCGCCGAGCTTCGCCGCGCAGACGCTGGGGGTGCACAACCTGGCTGTTTCGGGCGCGGTGGCGTTCTCCGTGTTCCTCGCTTCGACCGTCGGGCAATCCTTGACGCAACGGATAGGCGCGCGCCTCGCGCTCCCCGTGGGCTGCGGCATCCTCGTCATAGGCCTGCTGCTGGTGGCGTCATCGCTGATCGCCGAATCCATGCCCCTGCTCGTCCTGGGCGCCCTGTGCGGCGGCACCGGCCAGGGGCTCGCCTTTCGCGCGGCACTCACGCTGGTCAGCTCCGCGGCCCCGGCACAGCATCGCGGCGGCACCATTTCGGCATTCTTCGTCGTCGCCTACGCCGGAATCTCGCTGCCGGTGGTCGGTGTCGGCGCCATGGCCACATGGCTCGGACTGCGCCAGGCCGGGCTGATCTTCACGGGCTGCGTAATGCTGCTGGCCGCGGCCGCGGGAACGTACTCCGCTCTCAGGCCACCGGCGGGGGTGTGA
- a CDS encoding DUF5997 family protein, with product MTSHQSTQNMKPATAAKKLGVYLEATPAEFQEGVVSRDELNALQADPPEWLRELRRNGPHPRPVVAAKLGVSISGLARGGVTEPLTTEQIEALKTDSPEWLQKERATQAEVRKEAARIKEKRAEQDEKRS from the coding sequence ATGACGTCGCACCAGAGCACCCAGAACATGAAGCCCGCGACCGCGGCGAAGAAGCTGGGCGTGTACCTAGAGGCCACCCCCGCAGAGTTCCAGGAGGGTGTGGTCTCGCGCGACGAGCTGAACGCGCTGCAGGCCGATCCGCCCGAGTGGCTGCGGGAGCTGCGGCGCAACGGTCCGCACCCGCGGCCGGTGGTCGCGGCGAAGCTGGGCGTATCCATCTCGGGTCTCGCGCGCGGCGGAGTCACCGAGCCGCTCACCACGGAGCAGATCGAGGCGCTGAAGACGGACTCCCCCGAGTGGCTGCAGAAGGAACGCGCCACCCAGGCCGAGGTGCGGAAGGAAGCCGCGCGCATCAAGGAGAAGCGCGCGGAGCAGGACGAGAAGCGCTCCTGA
- a CDS encoding IS200/IS605 family accessory protein TnpB-related protein: MADKKQLRVIAEPFVAPGPSGVAVRDRLGHLTEQDEEVLRLVGEHLGRLASRDLAVRCRDGLDHSADTWAVRKRDLTGESSSRWAGSITKATHEQWALARRCRLAHIQSLEAGVRTLMHRLSQPVGKKGTRKAPGGYRSQHEWFMKSRRLRTLEHRLQAAREEWEAGRVHVVRGGRRLLNIRHHLDAAQLTEAEWRQRWEAERWFLQADGESGKRFGNETIRVTPDGEVSIKLPAPLAGHANAPHGRYVLACRVRFAHRGTEWADRVTADRATAYRVHYDAGRGRWYLTASWQRPAVTTVPIEAARAHGMIGVDTNADHFAAYELDVHGNPVGGPHRFPYDLTGTAGHRDAQIRHALTRLLHWARQRGVRAIAIENLDFAAEKTREKHGCRKRFRQLISGMPTGKLKARLVSMAAEHGLAIIAVDPAYTSQWGAQHWQQPLTGNTRKTTRHDAAAVAIGRRALGHPIRRRTAPPPHDQSDRAGHRTAQASSGTRGREETRPRIPGPRTRSVRAGCGANAGDQNAQHRSERSAEHESWKQDSLPLSL, translated from the coding sequence GTGGCTGACAAGAAGCAGCTGCGTGTCATCGCGGAGCCGTTCGTTGCCCCCGGTCCGTCCGGGGTCGCCGTCCGCGACCGGCTGGGGCATCTCACCGAGCAGGACGAGGAGGTTCTGCGGCTGGTGGGGGAGCACCTGGGACGGCTGGCTTCCCGTGATCTGGCCGTGCGTTGCCGGGACGGGCTGGACCACTCTGCCGACACGTGGGCGGTGCGCAAGCGGGACCTGACCGGCGAGTCGTCCTCCCGGTGGGCGGGGAGTATCACCAAGGCCACGCACGAGCAGTGGGCGCTGGCCCGCCGCTGCCGGCTTGCGCACATCCAGTCCCTGGAAGCGGGCGTGCGCACGCTGATGCATCGGCTGTCCCAGCCGGTCGGGAAGAAGGGCACCAGGAAGGCGCCGGGCGGCTACCGTTCCCAGCACGAGTGGTTCATGAAGTCCCGCCGCCTGCGCACCCTTGAGCACCGCCTTCAGGCGGCCCGCGAAGAGTGGGAAGCGGGCCGTGTGCACGTGGTGCGAGGTGGCCGTCGCCTGCTGAACATCCGCCACCACCTGGATGCCGCTCAGCTGACCGAGGCCGAGTGGCGGCAGCGGTGGGAGGCCGAACGCTGGTTCCTCCAGGCCGATGGCGAATCGGGAAAGCGGTTCGGTAACGAGACCATCCGTGTCACCCCAGACGGTGAGGTCAGCATCAAGCTGCCCGCCCCGCTCGCCGGGCACGCCAACGCCCCGCACGGCCGCTACGTGCTCGCCTGCCGCGTCCGGTTCGCCCACCGGGGCACCGAGTGGGCCGACCGCGTTACCGCCGACCGCGCCACCGCCTACCGCGTCCACTACGACGCGGGCCGTGGCCGCTGGTACCTGACCGCTTCCTGGCAGCGGCCGGCCGTAACGACCGTCCCCATCGAGGCGGCCCGCGCCCACGGCATGATCGGCGTGGACACCAATGCCGATCACTTCGCCGCCTACGAGCTGGACGTGCACGGCAACCCGGTCGGCGGCCCGCACCGCTTCCCCTACGACCTCACCGGCACCGCCGGACATCGCGACGCCCAGATCCGCCACGCCCTCACCCGTCTCCTGCACTGGGCGCGGCAGCGCGGCGTGAGGGCGATCGCCATCGAGAACCTCGACTTCGCCGCGGAGAAGACCCGCGAAAAGCACGGCTGCCGCAAGCGGTTCAGGCAGCTGATCTCCGGCATGCCCACCGGCAAGCTGAAGGCCCGCCTTGTCTCCATGGCCGCCGAACACGGTCTCGCGATCATCGCCGTGGACCCGGCCTACACCTCCCAATGGGGCGCCCAGCACTGGCAGCAGCCCCTCACCGGCAACACCAGGAAGACCACTCGCCACGACGCGGCCGCCGTGGCAATCGGCAGGCGCGCCCTCGGGCACCCGATCCGGCGACGGACGGCACCGCCCCCACACGACCAGAGCGATCGTGCGGGGCATCGGACCGCCCAGGCCTCATCGGGTACCCGGGGACGCGAGGAAACCCGCCCCCGCATCCCCGGACCACGGACACGATCCGTGCGCGCCGGATGCGGAGCGAACGCGGGGGACCAGAACGCCCAACACCGTTCGGAGCGTTCGGCTGAGCATGAGTCCTGGAAACAGGACTCACTCCCGCTCAGTCTCTAG
- a CDS encoding LysE/ArgO family amino acid transporter, giving the protein MTHGIAAAAAAGFGTGLSLIVAIGAQNAFVLRQGVLRQSVLAVVGICALSDAVLIALGVAGVGAAVTAWPAALTAVGLAGGGFLICYGLLAARRALRPATSGGLTADGAPSRSRRRAVLTCLAMTWLNPHVYLDTVLLLGSIAADRGPLRWAFGLGAVLASVCWFTSLGFGARLLSGVLARPSAWRVLDGLVAATMVTMGGMLVAGA; this is encoded by the coding sequence ATGACACACGGCATCGCAGCAGCGGCCGCCGCCGGATTCGGCACCGGCCTCTCCCTCATCGTGGCCATCGGCGCCCAGAACGCCTTCGTCCTCAGGCAAGGCGTCCTCCGCCAGTCGGTGCTCGCGGTCGTCGGGATCTGCGCCCTCTCGGACGCGGTGCTCATCGCGCTGGGCGTCGCCGGGGTGGGGGCCGCGGTCACCGCCTGGCCCGCGGCGCTCACCGCGGTCGGGCTGGCCGGCGGCGGCTTTCTGATCTGCTACGGACTCCTGGCCGCACGCCGCGCGCTGCGGCCCGCCACTTCTGGAGGCCTGACCGCCGACGGCGCCCCGTCCCGCTCCCGGCGGCGGGCCGTGCTCACCTGCCTCGCGATGACCTGGCTCAACCCGCACGTCTACCTCGACACCGTTCTCCTGCTCGGCTCCATCGCCGCCGACCGCGGCCCCCTGCGCTGGGCTTTCGGGCTCGGCGCGGTCCTCGCCAGCGTTTGCTGGTTCACTTCTCTCGGTTTCGGCGCACGGCTGCTCAGCGGAGTACTGGCGCGGCCGTCGGCCTGGAGGGTGCTCGACGGGCTGGTCGCCGCGACGATGGTGACGATGGGCGGAATGCTGGTGGCCGGGGCCTGA
- a CDS encoding tetratricopeptide repeat protein, which produces MTVLEANLPDHERIPGREHPRTVGSRHNLAAALRASDDLPRALARSWHALGEARRVLGDGHPATRAARSRFASLRRGLAALPGPYHAVPAPSGPP; this is translated from the coding sequence GTGACCGTGCTGGAGGCCAACCTCCCCGACCACGAACGGATTCCGGGCCGCGAGCACCCCCGCACCGTCGGCTCCCGACACAACCTCGCCGCGGCCCTCCGGGCCTCGGATGATCTGCCCCGCGCCCTCGCCCGGTCCTGGCATGCACTGGGCGAAGCCCGGCGCGTCCTCGGCGACGGCCACCCCGCCACCCGCGCGGCGCGGTCCCGTTTCGCGAGCCTGCGGCGCGGACTGGCCGCGCTGCCGGGCCCGTACCACGCGGTGCCGGCGCCTTCCGGCCCGCCCTGA
- a CDS encoding 3-hydroxybutyrate oligomer hydrolase family protein, translating into MFQFGVANSPPKRRVALGAVSLAAVLAVVTSSSAMARPAAGEGTKDGHCSRLNLLRIPGAAHQQASCLDELTTAGTVGSGHTDPADWAGLTPKDLATPTGVPGIQIDGYFPDTSTTNTNHGWKHDAQFVVRLPDNWNGGLVVSGSPGNREQYANDRAIGDWVLARGYAFAATDKGNTGVAFYRDGRRPGDAIAEWNQRVTQLTRAARAVVAQRYHRPPARTLATGMSNGGYLVRWQLENHPELYDGGVDWEGTLWRSEAPNLFTHLPPAMRHYPAYAEGGSGAAQAHDALVAAGYPSGSEFLWPYHHAYYWDFTQRVYREELDPGFDGTAEAGTPYCASGSAACDADYDYAARPVEVHKAVDRIALTGRIGKPLITVHGTLDVLLPISQHSDVYAQMVRDAGRGSLHRYYRIEGSTHTDSLVDVFPGRLRPLVPCHRSAFSALEKWLTRGTPPPAGHTVARPPLADAADLLTRCSLDG; encoded by the coding sequence ATGTTCCAGTTCGGTGTCGCGAATTCGCCCCCGAAACGGCGGGTCGCCCTCGGTGCCGTCTCCCTGGCCGCCGTCCTGGCCGTGGTCACGTCATCGTCCGCCATGGCCCGGCCCGCCGCCGGCGAGGGGACGAAGGACGGCCACTGCAGCCGGCTCAACCTGCTGCGGATTCCCGGCGCCGCACACCAACAGGCCTCATGTCTTGATGAGTTGACCACCGCCGGAACCGTGGGCTCCGGCCACACCGACCCGGCCGACTGGGCGGGTCTGACTCCGAAGGATCTGGCCACGCCCACCGGTGTGCCCGGTATCCAGATCGACGGTTACTTCCCGGACACCTCGACCACCAACACCAACCACGGCTGGAAACACGACGCCCAGTTCGTCGTCCGGCTGCCGGACAACTGGAACGGCGGCCTGGTCGTCTCGGGATCGCCCGGCAACCGTGAGCAGTACGCCAACGACCGCGCGATCGGCGACTGGGTGCTCGCCCGCGGCTATGCCTTCGCCGCCACCGACAAGGGCAACACCGGCGTGGCCTTCTACCGTGACGGACGTAGACCCGGCGATGCCATCGCCGAGTGGAACCAGCGGGTCACCCAGCTCACCCGCGCTGCCCGTGCGGTGGTCGCCCAGCGCTACCATCGCCCGCCCGCCCGCACCCTGGCAACCGGTATGTCCAACGGCGGCTATCTGGTGCGCTGGCAGCTGGAGAACCACCCCGAGCTGTACGACGGAGGGGTGGACTGGGAGGGCACCCTGTGGCGCTCGGAGGCACCGAATCTCTTCACCCACCTGCCCCCGGCCATGCGTCACTACCCCGCCTACGCCGAAGGCGGGTCAGGCGCGGCACAGGCCCATGACGCCCTCGTTGCCGCAGGATATCCGTCCGGTTCGGAGTTCCTGTGGCCGTATCACCATGCCTACTACTGGGACTTCACACAGCGTGTCTATCGCGAGGAGCTGGACCCGGGCTTCGACGGGACGGCCGAGGCGGGCACGCCCTACTGCGCATCGGGATCGGCGGCCTGCGACGCGGACTACGACTACGCCGCCCGCCCGGTCGAGGTCCACAAGGCCGTGGACCGAATCGCCCTGACCGGCCGGATCGGGAAACCGCTGATCACCGTGCACGGGACCCTCGATGTGCTGCTGCCGATCAGCCAGCACTCCGACGTCTACGCGCAAATGGTCCGGGACGCGGGGCGCGGAAGCCTGCACCGCTACTACCGCATCGAAGGGAGCACGCACACCGATTCGCTGGTCGACGTCTTCCCCGGTCGGCTTCGGCCACTCGTGCCGTGCCATCGCTCGGCCTTCTCGGCACTGGAGAAGTGGCTCACGCGCGGCACCCCACCGCCGGCCGGCCACACCGTCGCCAGGCCGCCCCTGGCCGACGCGGCGGACCTGCTGACCAGGTGCTCCCTCGACGGATAG
- a CDS encoding mycothiol transferase gives MKAAEVLADAFGRVQEAVHGAVEGLAAEDLNARLDPRANSITWLVWHLTRIQDDHVADASGQEQVWLSQDWSGRFDLRLSHAATGYGHTSKQVAAVRVDSPELLLGYYDAVHEQTLAFVTGLSDKALNRIVDESWSPPVTLGVRLVSVIADDLQHAGQAAFIRGALKRR, from the coding sequence ATGAAGGCAGCAGAAGTGCTTGCGGACGCTTTCGGGCGGGTCCAGGAGGCGGTGCACGGAGCGGTCGAGGGGCTCGCGGCGGAGGATCTCAATGCCCGGCTCGATCCCCGGGCCAACTCCATCACCTGGCTGGTGTGGCACCTGACGCGGATCCAGGACGACCACGTGGCCGACGCCTCGGGCCAGGAACAGGTGTGGCTCTCCCAGGACTGGTCCGGCCGTTTCGATCTTCGTCTTTCTCATGCGGCGACCGGCTACGGTCACACCAGCAAGCAGGTCGCCGCGGTACGGGTCGACTCGCCGGAGTTGCTGCTGGGCTACTACGACGCCGTCCATGAGCAGACCTTGGCCTTCGTCACCGGGCTGAGCGACAAGGCGCTCAACAGGATCGTGGACGAGTCCTGGTCCCCGCCCGTGACCCTGGGGGTGCGGCTGGTGAGTGTGATCGCGGACGACTTGCAGCACGCGGGCCAGGCCGCCTTCATCCGCGGCGCACTGAAACGCCGCTGA
- a CDS encoding IS607 family transposase, which yields MNLAEWARAQGVHLQTARRWFREGILPVPAERVGPRTILVNVEANAAVRATGGVGLYARVSSCDQKADLERQTARLVQWAAAAGHRVVRCEAEIASGMNGSRAKIRRLLADPAVVTVVVEHKDRLGRMNTELVEAALSASGRRLVVLDDGEVEDDLVRDMVEVLTSLCARLYGRSSARDRARKVLQAAAAGG from the coding sequence GTGAATCTGGCCGAGTGGGCGAGGGCCCAGGGCGTGCACCTGCAGACGGCGCGGCGGTGGTTCCGTGAGGGAATCCTGCCGGTGCCCGCCGAGCGGGTGGGCCCGCGCACGATCCTGGTGAACGTGGAGGCCAACGCCGCTGTGCGGGCCACCGGGGGCGTGGGTCTGTATGCCCGGGTCTCCTCCTGCGATCAGAAGGCTGATCTGGAGCGTCAGACGGCGCGGCTGGTGCAGTGGGCGGCTGCGGCCGGGCACCGGGTTGTGCGGTGCGAGGCGGAGATCGCCTCGGGCATGAACGGCTCCCGTGCCAAGATCCGGCGCCTGCTGGCCGACCCGGCGGTGGTCACGGTTGTGGTCGAGCACAAGGACCGGCTGGGGCGGATGAACACCGAGCTGGTCGAGGCGGCGCTGTCGGCGTCCGGACGGCGGCTGGTGGTGCTGGACGACGGCGAGGTCGAGGACGACCTGGTGCGGGACATGGTGGAGGTGCTGACGTCGTTGTGTGCCCGCCTGTACGGGCGCAGCTCAGCGCGGGACCGGGCGAGGAAGGTCCTTCAGGCGGCGGCTGCCGGTGGCTGA
- a CDS encoding LysR family transcriptional regulator substrate-binding protein gives MTGSEVPRSFRLAYVPGVTPAKWVRTWNERLPDIPLDLVQVSAAEAPEVLRGGDADAGFVRLPVDRTYFSAIPLYTETTVVVVPKDHVIAAVDEVSAEDLADEIVFHPLDDTLDWEHPPGRPAFERPATTADAIELVAAGVGLLVVPMSLARLHHRRDLTYRPVTDVPQSSVALSWPEDETTDMVEDFIGIVRGRTVNSSRGRRPAAQEQPKGKRPDTGGTQRKPSAGKPTVRSPQSGSGGQKGGRRGKPRRRS, from the coding sequence ATGACAGGCTCGGAAGTACCCCGTTCGTTCCGGCTCGCGTACGTCCCGGGCGTGACACCTGCCAAGTGGGTGCGAACCTGGAACGAGCGCCTGCCCGACATCCCACTGGATCTCGTCCAGGTGTCCGCCGCCGAAGCACCCGAGGTGCTGCGCGGCGGCGACGCCGACGCGGGTTTCGTACGGCTGCCGGTCGACCGTACGTACTTCAGTGCCATCCCCCTCTACACCGAGACGACGGTGGTCGTGGTCCCGAAGGACCACGTCATCGCGGCAGTCGACGAGGTGTCCGCCGAGGACCTGGCCGACGAGATCGTGTTCCACCCCCTCGACGACACCCTCGACTGGGAGCATCCGCCGGGACGTCCCGCATTCGAGCGTCCCGCCACGACGGCGGATGCCATCGAGCTGGTGGCGGCGGGAGTGGGTCTGCTCGTCGTTCCGATGTCGCTCGCCCGCCTGCACCACCGCAGGGACCTCACCTACCGGCCGGTCACGGACGTCCCTCAGTCGAGCGTCGCGTTGTCGTGGCCCGAGGACGAGACCACCGACATGGTGGAGGACTTCATCGGAATCGTCCGCGGGCGGACCGTCAACAGCTCACGGGGTCGCCGCCCCGCCGCCCAGGAACAGCCGAAGGGCAAGCGCCCCGACACCGGCGGCACACAGCGCAAGCCCTCGGCCGGCAAGCCGACCGTCAGGAGTCCGCAGAGCGGTTCGGGTGGCCAGAAAGGCGGCAGGCGCGGCAAACCTCGCCGCCGGTCATAG
- a CDS encoding NADP-dependent oxidoreductase gives MKAIVVTDQAAGTAGMTLTERPEPEPAINDVAVRIHASGFVPTEMAWPSTWTDRLDRDRAPSIPGHELAGVVTALGYGTTGLSVGQRVFGLTDWYRDGTLAEYAAVEARNLAPLPGDVDFTVGASLPISGLTAWQGLFEHGHLQAGQSVLAHGAAGAVGAMVTQLAREAGAYVIGTGRAADRQKALDFGAMEFVDLDNDTLEDVGEVDLVFDVIGGDIQKRSAGLIRAGGTLVTVVGPPEARPAHGLAIDFVVESDRAQLGEIVQRVRDGRLRTNIGNVATLDDAVAALNPTERREGKTIIRVRP, from the coding sequence ATGAAAGCGATCGTGGTGACGGACCAGGCCGCAGGAACGGCCGGGATGACGCTGACGGAGCGGCCCGAGCCGGAGCCGGCGATAAACGATGTCGCCGTTCGGATTCATGCGTCGGGATTCGTCCCGACCGAGATGGCGTGGCCCTCGACCTGGACCGATCGCCTCGACCGCGACCGAGCACCGTCGATCCCCGGACATGAGTTGGCCGGAGTGGTCACCGCCCTCGGCTACGGCACGACGGGTCTTTCGGTGGGACAGCGCGTGTTCGGCCTCACCGACTGGTATCGCGACGGCACCCTCGCCGAGTACGCGGCCGTCGAGGCACGCAACCTCGCGCCGTTGCCGGGCGACGTCGACTTCACCGTGGGCGCGAGCCTGCCGATCTCTGGCCTCACCGCGTGGCAGGGACTGTTCGAGCACGGCCACCTCCAGGCGGGGCAGAGCGTCCTCGCGCACGGCGCGGCCGGCGCAGTCGGGGCGATGGTGACGCAGCTCGCACGAGAGGCCGGCGCCTACGTCATCGGCACCGGACGTGCCGCTGACCGTCAGAAGGCACTCGACTTCGGCGCCATGGAGTTCGTCGACCTCGACAACGACACCCTGGAAGACGTCGGCGAAGTCGACCTGGTCTTCGATGTCATCGGCGGCGACATCCAGAAGCGATCCGCAGGCCTGATCCGGGCCGGAGGAACACTGGTAACCGTCGTCGGACCGCCTGAGGCGCGGCCCGCCCACGGCCTGGCGATCGACTTCGTTGTCGAGTCCGATCGTGCCCAACTGGGTGAGATCGTCCAGCGGGTGCGGGACGGACGACTGCGCACGAACATCGGCAACGTCGCGACCCTCGACGATGCCGTCGCCGCCCTCAACCCGACCGAGCGACGTGAGGGGAAGACGATCATCCGCGTTCGTCCGTGA
- a CDS encoding LysR family transcriptional regulator ArgP — protein MMELPLDQVRTLLAVVDEGTFDAAAAALHVTPSAVSQRVKALEQRTGRVLLMRTKPVRATESGQVVVRFARQLARLERDARMELGMADPDQPARLSIAVNADSLATWFLPALRQVPQEPRICFELHREDEAHTTALLREGQVMAAVTSSPDPVAGCTVRRLGRMRYLPVAGPEFADRWLGGRPPLAAPLRRTLPDAPVVVFDRRDELQDTFVRALTRRAHGASRLRHYVPTSEGFADSVAAGLGWGLVPESQAAPRLLTGAFVPLAPDLPVDVPLFWQQWKLDSPALAATGEAVAAAAAAALRSD, from the coding sequence ATGATGGAACTCCCTCTCGACCAGGTCCGCACGCTGCTCGCCGTGGTGGACGAGGGCACATTCGACGCGGCGGCGGCCGCCCTTCATGTCACGCCCTCCGCGGTCAGCCAGCGCGTCAAGGCGCTGGAGCAGCGCACCGGCCGGGTGCTGCTGATGCGTACGAAACCGGTGCGGGCGACCGAGTCCGGTCAGGTAGTGGTGCGATTCGCCCGCCAGCTGGCCCGCCTCGAACGCGACGCGCGCATGGAACTCGGCATGGCCGACCCCGACCAGCCGGCCCGCCTGTCGATCGCGGTGAACGCCGACTCGCTCGCCACCTGGTTCCTCCCAGCTCTCAGGCAGGTGCCCCAGGAGCCGCGCATCTGCTTCGAGCTCCACCGCGAGGACGAGGCCCACACCACGGCGCTGCTGCGCGAGGGGCAGGTGATGGCGGCTGTGACGTCGTCCCCGGACCCCGTGGCGGGCTGCACCGTGCGCCGCCTCGGCCGGATGCGCTACCTTCCCGTGGCCGGCCCGGAGTTCGCCGACCGGTGGCTGGGCGGCCGGCCACCCTTGGCGGCGCCTCTGCGCCGTACCCTCCCCGACGCCCCGGTGGTCGTCTTCGACCGCCGCGACGAACTCCAGGACACTTTCGTACGCGCCCTGACCCGAAGAGCCCACGGCGCGAGCCGCCTTCGGCACTACGTCCCGACATCGGAGGGCTTCGCCGATTCGGTGGCCGCCGGCCTGGGCTGGGGCCTGGTTCCCGAATCGCAGGCCGCTCCCCGCCTGCTCACCGGCGCCTTCGTCCCCCTCGCACCGGACCTCCCGGTCGACGTACCTCTGTTCTGGCAGCAGTGGAAACTCGACTCCCCCGCTCTGGCCGCGACGGGAGAGGCCGTCGCGGCCGCGGCGGCCGCGGCACTCCGGTCCGACTGA
- a CDS encoding MalY/PatB family protein: MNSLPSDASDEANPLRRLSLDQLRLRTSVKWRTYPDDVLPLWVAEMDVPLAEQVARAVTDAIALGDTGYPAGNAYAEALAEFARKRWDWDGLAVERTAIVPDVMLGIVEVLKLFTGPGDRVVVNCPVYPPFYQFVEHLDRRIVEAPLGEDQRIDFAALEDAFRRAVSGGRRAAYLLCSPHNPTGTVHTADELAAVAALADSYGVRVVVDEIHAPIVASGTAFVPYLSVPGAESGMSLMSASKAWNLAGLKAAIAVAGPAAADDLARMPPEVSHGPSHLGIIAHTAALRDGSGWLDAVLTGLDHNRRLLADLLREHLPAIRYEPAQGTYLAWLDCRALPLGDDPAAVFLERGRVALTSGTDFGTGGAGHVRLNLATSPELITEAVRRMSAALD, translated from the coding sequence ATGAACAGCCTGCCGAGTGACGCATCCGACGAAGCCAACCCCCTGCGCCGGCTCTCCCTCGATCAGCTGCGGCTGCGGACGAGCGTGAAGTGGCGCACCTATCCGGACGATGTGCTGCCGCTGTGGGTGGCGGAGATGGACGTGCCCCTGGCCGAGCAGGTCGCGCGGGCGGTCACGGACGCGATAGCGCTCGGCGACACCGGTTATCCCGCAGGGAACGCGTACGCCGAGGCGTTGGCGGAGTTCGCGCGCAAGCGCTGGGACTGGGACGGGCTCGCCGTGGAGCGTACGGCGATCGTGCCCGATGTGATGCTGGGCATCGTCGAGGTCCTCAAGCTGTTCACGGGCCCGGGGGACCGCGTGGTGGTCAACTGCCCCGTCTACCCGCCCTTCTACCAGTTCGTGGAGCATCTGGACCGGCGCATCGTGGAGGCGCCGCTGGGGGAGGACCAGCGGATCGACTTCGCCGCGCTGGAGGACGCGTTCCGGCGCGCCGTCTCCGGCGGGCGGCGGGCCGCGTACCTCCTGTGCAGCCCGCACAATCCGACCGGCACCGTCCACACCGCCGACGAGCTGGCCGCCGTCGCCGCTCTGGCCGACAGCTACGGCGTACGGGTCGTGGTCGACGAGATACACGCCCCGATCGTGGCTTCCGGGACTGCCTTCGTGCCGTATCTGAGCGTGCCGGGCGCGGAGAGCGGCATGTCGCTGATGTCGGCGTCCAAGGCGTGGAATCTGGCCGGGCTCAAGGCCGCGATCGCCGTCGCCGGTCCGGCAGCCGCCGACGACCTCGCGCGCATGCCCCCGGAGGTCAGCCACGGCCCCAGCCACCTCGGCATCATCGCCCACACCGCCGCCCTGCGCGACGGCAGCGGCTGGCTGGACGCGGTGCTCACCGGGCTGGATCACAACCGTCGCCTCCTCGCGGATCTCCTCCGCGAGCACCTCCCGGCGATACGGTACGAGCCCGCACAGGGCACCTATCTGGCCTGGCTGGACTGCCGCGCCCTCCCGCTGGGCGACGACCCGGCTGCCGTCTTCCTGGAGCGCGGGCGGGTCGCCCTCACCTCCGGGACGGACTTCGGCACCGGAGGTGCGGGGCACGTACGGCTGAACCTGGCCACCTCACCGGAACTGATCACGGAAGCCGTACGCCGGATGTCCGCTGCCCTGGACTGA